Proteins from one Thermoanaerobaculia bacterium genomic window:
- the pruA gene encoding L-glutamate gamma-semialdehyde dehydrogenase codes for MFSEFHNEPLTDFSSEDNRRLFAAALDRVRSKLPIEGRLYVGGEWIAAAATFESRNPSRKDEVIGRFAKGTRADALRAVDAAHEAFATWRNASVSERSGLLVRIAAILRERKHEFSAMMSLEAGKTWPEGDADTAEAIDFCEFYAREMHRLARPQPLTPVPGERGALEFLPLGVGAVIPPWNFPLAILAGMTTAAIVAGNTVVLKPASDTAGIATMFVEAAVEAGAPAGVLNFVTGPGAEVGDALVESPKVRFIAFTGSKAVGLEINEKAAKVPKGQIWIKRAILEMGGKDFILVDETADLDSAAAGVVASAFGFQGQKCSACSRLIVVDSVHDALVRKVVERTKALKLGPADDPASNVGPVINAGAQKKILEYVAAGRNEGKVLAGGAPGPDSGYYVQPTVIDDVPPGARIAREEIFGPVLAVIRARDFDEGVALANDTEYGLTGSLYSSDPKRIERGKRDLFCGNLYINRKCTGALVGAHPFGGFNMSGTDSKAGGREYLYLFTQAKAIAEKI; via the coding sequence ATGTTTTCGGAATTCCACAACGAACCGCTCACCGACTTTTCATCGGAGGACAACCGCCGGCTCTTCGCGGCCGCGCTCGACCGCGTCCGATCGAAGCTTCCGATCGAAGGCCGTCTGTACGTCGGCGGGGAGTGGATCGCCGCCGCCGCGACGTTCGAATCGCGCAATCCCTCGCGCAAGGACGAGGTGATCGGCCGCTTCGCGAAGGGCACCCGCGCCGACGCGCTGCGCGCGGTCGACGCCGCTCACGAGGCGTTCGCGACGTGGAGGAACGCCTCGGTTTCCGAGCGCAGCGGGCTCCTCGTCCGCATCGCCGCGATCCTGCGCGAGCGCAAGCACGAGTTCTCGGCGATGATGTCGCTCGAGGCGGGGAAGACCTGGCCCGAAGGCGACGCCGATACCGCCGAGGCGATCGACTTCTGCGAGTTCTACGCCCGGGAGATGCATCGGCTCGCGCGGCCGCAGCCGCTGACGCCGGTCCCCGGCGAGCGCGGCGCGCTCGAGTTCCTCCCGCTCGGCGTCGGCGCGGTGATCCCGCCCTGGAACTTTCCACTCGCCATCCTGGCCGGGATGACGACGGCGGCCATCGTCGCCGGCAACACGGTCGTCCTGAAACCCGCCTCCGACACCGCCGGCATCGCGACGATGTTCGTCGAAGCGGCGGTCGAAGCGGGAGCACCGGCGGGCGTGCTCAACTTCGTCACCGGACCCGGAGCCGAAGTCGGCGACGCCCTGGTCGAGTCGCCGAAAGTCCGCTTCATCGCGTTCACCGGGTCGAAAGCGGTCGGCCTCGAGATCAACGAAAAGGCGGCGAAGGTGCCGAAGGGCCAGATCTGGATCAAGCGCGCGATCTTGGAGATGGGGGGAAAGGACTTCATCCTCGTCGACGAGACGGCGGACCTCGACTCCGCCGCGGCCGGCGTGGTCGCCTCCGCGTTCGGGTTCCAGGGACAGAAGTGCTCGGCCTGCTCGCGCCTGATCGTCGTCGACTCCGTCCACGACGCGCTCGTCCGAAAGGTCGTGGAGCGGACGAAAGCGCTCAAGCTCGGCCCCGCCGACGATCCTGCCTCGAACGTCGGCCCCGTCATCAACGCCGGAGCGCAGAAGAAGATCCTCGAGTACGTCGCGGCGGGCCGGAACGAAGGAAAGGTGCTCGCCGGCGGCGCGCCCGGACCCGACTCCGGGTACTACGTCCAGCCGACGGTGATCGACGACGTTCCTCCCGGCGCCCGCATCGCGCGCGAGGAGATCTTCGGTCCGGTGCTCGCCGTCATCCGCGCGCGCGATTTCGACGAAGGGGTCGCGCTCGCCAACGACACCGAATACGGGCTGACCGGTTCACTCTATTCGAGCGATCCGAAGCGGATCGAGCGCGGCAAGCGCGATCTCTTCTGCGGCAACCTCTACATCAACCGCAAGTGCACGGGCGCGCTCGTGGGAGCGCACCCGTTCGGCGGATTCAACATGTCCGGAACGGACTCGAAGGCGGGGGGACGCGAGTACCTCTACCTCTTCACCCAGGCCAAGGCGATCGCCGAAAAAATCTGA